One genomic segment of Echeneis naucrates chromosome 18, fEcheNa1.1, whole genome shotgun sequence includes these proteins:
- the cyld3 gene encoding ubiquitin carboxyl-terminal hydrolase CYLD yields the protein MSGAHEQIPKRRPPQKMFLSSTDVKVQDQLEGTIRLLRGYMCQEQDVSRSRGDSLWVKVLDTGAMVKLEKKFLLEVPSDLSGLLEPVSDLDTRLKLLSNPRKLQQLASLPIGTPLWVQIGQQGGLAEAELKYVGPLTRGSSQVYFGVQLKGSAVGKGISNGSYRSHRLFVCPDACALFLPASEIRLRNWSRNPSDAQRRDNHHNSNSNSHPSKGDHSNNHRPFYRQQQQQQQQQQQQHQQQQQQQQRQQPQQQQHHSHHISFHKHHPSSPQNLGLMSRTADSAPMATQNQIQDRTPLSPPAFSVGQRVCFPFDDTVYSGEVRFCGPLPGRSSSGMYVGILMDDPFGDWDGHYKEEKLCNIPSPEYGVLLSASKVSSETKSHRHNPSQMPKFILKTVPPPVTKPGPTSPSASAPKVALIPPPKQVPKAPPLPPPKPTQKPLPALPVPPPKHRSPTSPTAAEQPQHTNGMHSPPSPLRSPDFHGATEENGEVGLEGKLEVGSMVEVNDPPIFGVICWIGRINGISEPVAGIELDQELSAGTDGSYLGERHFRCPANKGLFVKLRNCRRDSRFPAPEMPVNQVERCNSIAFAEWGSERVEEHTPPLEGDEARELYQGWKRGIQGHLNSCYLDATLFSLFSCCSSADWVLFWPSDRHADQNSSQAQDLLRCEIVNPLRRYGYVCASKTMNLRRLLEAVNSDTGFTNQEKDPEEFLNKLFQLLRVEPLLKIRSMTQQPQECHLYQLFPPALPSTPSSPVPSSPINSPITVSSPSADRMRVASVQALLESSFLHAGLKFVEAPSCLLLLMPRFGKDFKMFDAILPTLSLDITDLLDDTLRQCSICQAVAEWECLQCYEDLDITPGRLKQYCPTCNTQVHSHRKRTSHSPVKVRVPKGEWTRPLPCTRQRMSLFAVTCIKTSHYVSFIKHGPLPTDWLFFDSMADREGGENGFNIPRVKACPEVGRYLSLSEDELSRVDTASLQEAARRLLCDSYMCLYHSPELSLYK from the exons ATGTCGGGGGCTCACGAGCAGATCCCGAAGCgccgccccccccaaaaaatgttcTTGAGCTCGACCGACGTGAAGGTGCAGGACCAGCTGGAAGGAACCATTCGGCTGCTGCGGGGGTACATGTGCCAGGAGCAGGATGTGAGCCGGAGCAGAGGGGACAGCCTTTGGGTCAAA GTCTTAGACACTGGTGCCATGGTCAAATTAGAAAAGAAGTTCCTGCTCGAAGTCCCCAGTGACCTCAGCGGCCTTTTGGAGCCTGTATCTGATCTGGATACTCGCCTGAAGCTTTTAA gcaaCCCCAGGAAGCTGCAACAGCTGGCTTCTTTGCCCATCGGTACCCCTCTGTGGGTCCAGATAGGTCAACAGGGCGGGTTGGCTGAGGCAGAGCTGAAATACGTCGGGCCACTAACCAGAGGGAGCAGTCAGGTGTATTTTGGGGTACAACTCAAG GGCTCTGCAGTGGGTAAAGGAATCAGCAATGGGTCCTATAGGAGTCACCGGCTCTTCGTCTGCCCAGACGCCTGCGCCCTTTTTCTCCCAGCCAGTGAAATCAGGCTACGCAACTGGTCTAGAAACCCTTCTGATGCACAAAGGCGAGACAACcaccacaacagcaacagcaacagtcACCCCAGCAAAGGGGACCATAGCAACAACCACCGGCCATTTTATcgtcaacagcagcagcaacaacaacaacaacaacaacaacaccaacagcagcagcagcagcagcaacgacaacagccacaacagcagcagcaccataGTCATCACATTAGTTTCCATAAGCATCATCCAAGCAGCCCTCAGAATTTGGGCCTCATGTCTCGGACAGCAGACTCAGCGCCCATGGCCACTCAAAACCAGATCCAGGACCGAACTCCCCTGTCGCCTCCAGCATTCAGTGTTGGCCAGCGTGTGTGCTTTCCCTTTGATGACACTGTTTACAGTGGGGAGGTGCGCTTCTGTGGCCCCCTACCCGGCCGGTCCTCATCAGGGATGTATGTCGGCATTCTGATG GACGATCCCTTTGGTGACTGGGACGGCCATTACAAAGAGGAGAAGCTCTGCAACATTCCATCACCAGAGTACGGAGTACTTCTGTCTGCTTCCAAGGTTTCCTCAG AAACAAAATCCCACCGTCACAATCCATCTCAAATGCCCAAATTCATCCTGAAGACAGTTCCACCTCCTGTCACTAAACCAGGCCCCACGTCACCATCTGCCTCAGCCCCAAAGGTCGCCTTGATACCCCCACCCAAACAAGTTCCTAAAGCCCCCCCACTGCCACCACCCAAACCCACCCAGAAACCCCTGCCTGCTCTGCCCGTCCCTCCTCCGAAGCACCGCAGTCCAACATCGCCCACTGCTGCAGAGCAACCACAACACACCAACGGCATGCACAGCCCTCCCTCCCCACTGAGGTCTCCAGATTTCCACGGAGCCACGGAGGAGAACGGAGAGGTGGGACTGGAGGGCAAGCTGGAGGTGGGCTCGATGGTTGAAGTGAATGATCCTCCGATTTTTGGAGTCATTTGCTGGATTGGACGGATCAACGGGATTTCTGAACCAGTGGCAGGAATAGAGCTG gATCAGGAGCTGTCTGCAGGAACAGACGGCAGTTATCTTGGTGAACGGCACTTCCGCTGTCCGGCCAACAAGGGGCTGTTCGTCAAGCTTCGTAACTGTAGGAGGGACTCCAGGTTCCCCGCACCTGAGATGCCTGTCAATCAAGTGGAGCGGTGCAACTCAATAG CCTTTGCAGAGTGGGGCAGTGAGCGGGTGGAGGAGCACACCCCCCCTTTGGAGGGAGACGAGGCCAGAGAGCTCTACCAGGGCTGGAAGAGAGGCATCCAAGGTCACCTCAACTCCTGCTACCTGGACGCTACGCTGTTCAG tCTGTTCTCCTGCTGTAGTTCAGCTGACTGGGTGTTGTTCTGGCCATCTGACCGGCATGCTGACCAAAACTCCAGTCAGGCTCAAGACCTGCTGCGCTGTGAGATAGTGAACCCCCTTCGAAG GTATGGCTACGTATGTGCCAGTAAGACCATGAATCTGAGGCGACTGCTGGAGGCTGTAAACAGTGACACAGGCTTCACCAACCAGGAGAAAG aTCCTGAAGAGTTCCTCAACAAGCTTTTCCAGCTCCTCAGAGTCGAGCCACTCCTCAAAATCAG ATCGATGACACAGCAGCCTCAGGAGTGTCACCTCTACCAGCTCTTCCCACCCGCCCTTCCCTCAACTCCCTCCTCACCCGTACCCAGCTCACCCATCAATTCCCCCATCACTGTCTCCTCGCCATCGGCCGATCGGATGAGAGTCGCCAGCGTGCAGGCACTGCTGGAGTCCTCTTTCCTCCACGCCGGCCTCAAGTTTGTTGAG GCTCCCTCCTGCCTCTTGCTACTCATGCCCAGATTTGGGAAGGACTTCAAAATGTTTGACGCCATCTTGCCCACCCTCAGCCTGGACATCACAGACCTGCTGGATGACA ctctgaggcAGTGCAGCATCTGTCAGGCTGTGGCTGAGTGGGAGTGTCTGCAGTGTTATGAAGATCTAGACATCACTCCCGGTCGTCTCAAACAGTACTGCCCCACCTGCAACACACAG GTCCACAGTCACAGGAAACGGACTTCTCACAGCCCGGTGAAGGTTCGTGTCCCCAAAGGGGAATGGACCCGCCCTCTGCCCTGCACTCGCCAACGGATGTCTCTGTTTGCTGTGACGTGCATCAAGACCAGTCATTACGTGAGCTTCATCAAACATGGGCCGCTCCCCACCGACTGGCTGTTTTTTGACAGTATGGCAGACCGGGAAG GTGGCGAAAATGGCTTCAACATCCCACGGGTGAAGGCGTGTCCTGAGGTGGGTCGCTACCTCAGCCTCTCGGAGGACGAGCTGAGCAGAGTTGACACCGCCTCATTACAGGAGGCCGCCCGCCGTTTGCTCTGTGACTCATACATGTGTCTGTACCACAGTCCTGAACTGAGCCTGTACAAGTGA
- the emc4 gene encoding ER membrane protein complex subunit 4, protein MASPGGQGAGALSTRGGSAARRMKWALELSLGNTRSRSERQGGQGDVIYPIGYSEKPVPDTSIQETDKNLVEKRCWDVALGPLKQIPMNLFIMYMSGNTISIFPIMMVCMMAWRPIQALMSMSATFKLLESSSQQWLQGLVYLIGNLLGSALAIYKCQSMGLLPTHSSDWLAFIEPPQRMEIMGGGMVL, encoded by the exons ATGGCATCTCCAGGGGGGCAAGGAGCAGGAGCTCTGTCGACGAGGGGAGGCAGTGCGGCCCGGAGGATGAAGTGGGCTCTGGAGCTGAGTTTGGGCAACACAAG GAGTCGCAGCGAACGGCAGGGTGGTCAGGGAGACGTTATTTACCCCATCGGCTACTCTGAGAAACCGGTCCCCGACACCAGCATCCAGGAGACGGACAAGAACCTGGTGGAGAAG CGTTGCTGGGATGTGGCCCTCGGGCCCTTAAAGCAGATCCCCATGAATCTGTTCATCATGTACATGTCGGGCAACACCATCTCCATCTTCCCCATCATGATGGTCTGCATGATGGCCTGGAGGCCCATACAGGCTCTTATGTCCATGTCTGCCA CCTTCAAGCTGTTGGAGAGCTCTAGTCAGCAGTGGCTCCAGGGCCTTGTCTACCTGATCGGTAACCTCCTGGGCTCGGCCTTGGCCATCTACAAGTGTCAGTCCATGGGACTGCTCCCCACACACTCGTCTGATTGGCTGGCTTTCATAGAACCACCTCAG AGGATGGAGATCATGGGCGGAGGAATGGTGTTGTGA